In the genome of Methylophaga nitratireducenticrescens, one region contains:
- a CDS encoding methylated-DNA--[protein]-cysteine S-methyltransferase — MANGLQAITPEFEQIHFAIGISPVGNVLVGESANGICAVYLGKSAKELMVCLQKQFPTAKCVDGGNGIKNTLSKVIEIIHNPQKNTDFNLDLRGTPFQQQVWQALLEIPVGSTVCYSDIAEKLHNPGAVRAIASACGANNIAVIIPCHRVIRKDGAISGYRWGVESKQALLRRERLMLA; from the coding sequence ATGGCAAACGGGTTGCAAGCCATTACGCCAGAATTTGAACAAATTCATTTTGCTATTGGTATCAGTCCAGTGGGTAATGTGCTTGTTGGTGAATCTGCAAATGGTATTTGTGCCGTTTACTTGGGCAAATCAGCTAAAGAGCTAATGGTCTGTTTGCAGAAACAGTTTCCAACGGCAAAATGTGTGGATGGGGGGAATGGGATTAAAAATACGCTTTCAAAAGTGATTGAAATTATTCATAACCCACAAAAAAACACGGATTTTAATCTGGATCTGCGAGGCACACCTTTTCAACAACAAGTCTGGCAAGCCTTACTGGAAATACCGGTGGGTTCAACAGTGTGTTACAGCGATATTGCTGAAAAACTGCATAATCCCGGTGCTGTAAGAGCCATTGCCAGTGCCTGTGGAGCCAATAATATTGCGGTTATCATCCCGTGTCACCGCGTGATTCGCAAAGATGGTGCAATTTCCGGTTATCGTTGGGGAGTAGAGAGTAAACAAGCGTTGTTACGCCGTGAGCGATTGATGTTGGCCTAG
- a CDS encoding LexA family protein produces MTTRSNTHGGRRVGAGRKKGSVIKEPTTVMRIPESQKPVITDFLAAYRCRQSTPLQGQTMVFERPLVAPAKRSWPLFSSKVAAGFPSPADEHVEKRLDANEFLIDDEEATFFVTIQGYSMSESGLLPGDKAVVDRSKNASIGDIVLAVVDGEFTIKLLAKTKQGGPRLLPSNQSGEYKPIEIKDGMQFEIWGVVTGSFRRFK; encoded by the coding sequence ATGACAACTCGTTCAAATACGCATGGTGGTCGGCGCGTTGGTGCCGGACGCAAAAAAGGCTCTGTGATCAAAGAACCGACGACCGTGATGCGGATTCCCGAGAGTCAAAAGCCTGTGATCACTGATTTTCTGGCGGCTTATCGATGCAGACAATCTACTCCATTGCAAGGCCAGACAATGGTATTTGAACGTCCACTCGTTGCACCCGCTAAACGCAGCTGGCCATTGTTCAGTTCCAAAGTGGCGGCGGGTTTTCCTTCGCCTGCAGATGAACATGTCGAAAAGCGGCTGGATGCCAATGAATTCCTGATTGATGACGAAGAGGCGACTTTTTTTGTCACCATTCAGGGCTATTCAATGAGCGAAAGTGGTTTATTGCCCGGCGATAAAGCGGTGGTGGATCGCTCTAAAAATGCCAGTATCGGCGATATTGTGCTGGCGGTAGTCGATGGCGAATTTACCATTAAACTGCTGGCGAAAACCAAACAGGGTGGTCCACGATTACTGCCGTCCAATCAGTCAGGCGAGTATAAGCCGATTGAAATCAAGGACGGTATGCAGTTTGAAATCTGGGGTGTGGTCACCGGTTCGTTTCGACGGTTTAAATAA
- the arsB gene encoding ACR3 family arsenite efflux transporter gives MGIFERYLSVWVGLSILAGLFLGNLFPSLFNLVASLKYAHVNLLIAIFIWLMIYPMMVQVDFTAIKDIGKRPQGIWLTLVINWLIKPFTMAALGWLFFKVLFAGWVDPQSADEYIAGMILLGVAPCTAMVFIWSQLVKGDANYTLVQVSLNDIIMIFAFAPIAAFLLGITDLTVPWETLLISVVLYVLLPLLAGFFTRQHIIKNKGLPELSRFLNHIKPWSILGLLATVVLLFGFQAETILQQPFIIVLIAIPLLIQTYGIFALAYFAAIKLRLQHDVAAPACLIGTSNFFEMAVAVAISLFGLHSGAALATVVGVLVEVPVMLTLVYFANCTRHWFPKKENLS, from the coding sequence ATGGGCATATTTGAACGCTATTTATCGGTTTGGGTCGGGCTGAGTATTCTGGCTGGTCTGTTTTTGGGAAATCTGTTTCCCAGCCTGTTCAATCTGGTTGCCAGCCTGAAATATGCTCATGTCAATCTGCTGATCGCGATATTCATCTGGTTAATGATTTATCCAATGATGGTGCAGGTGGATTTCACGGCGATTAAAGATATTGGCAAACGACCTCAGGGGATCTGGCTGACTTTGGTCATCAACTGGCTAATCAAACCCTTCACTATGGCTGCACTGGGCTGGCTATTTTTTAAAGTCTTATTTGCCGGATGGGTCGATCCCCAATCGGCTGATGAATATATTGCTGGAATGATTTTACTCGGCGTGGCTCCCTGCACAGCAATGGTGTTTATCTGGAGTCAATTGGTCAAAGGTGATGCTAATTACACGCTGGTTCAGGTGTCGCTCAATGACATTATTATGATTTTTGCGTTTGCACCGATTGCCGCATTTTTACTTGGTATCACTGATTTGACCGTACCTTGGGAAACCTTGCTGATTTCAGTCGTTTTATATGTCTTGTTACCGTTGTTAGCCGGCTTTTTTACTCGACAACATATTATCAAAAACAAGGGATTACCTGAGTTATCCCGCTTTTTAAATCACATCAAACCCTGGTCAATTCTGGGATTACTGGCCACTGTAGTGCTTTTATTTGGCTTTCAGGCTGAAACCATTCTGCAACAACCTTTCATTATTGTACTGATAGCAATTCCACTGTTGATTCAAACCTATGGAATTTTTGCGTTAGCTTATTTCGCAGCGATCAAACTGCGTCTCCAGCATGATGTTGCTGCACCGGCATGCCTTATCGGCACATCCAATTTTTTTGAAATGGCCGTCGCCGTTGCTATTTCATTATTCGGGCTTCACTCCGGCGCTGCTCTGGCAACTGTGGTGGGTGTTCTGGTCGAAGTGCCGGTCATGTTGACGTTAGTCTATTTCGCCAATTGCACCCGACACTGGTTTCCCAAAAAAGAGAATTTATCATGA
- a CDS encoding MarC family protein, whose translation MNAIGLFDYWIIAIAALFVIVNPLTTAFMFVSLLPRTSETTRKAVAKRSSLIATGVFFVFALLGGLIFKIFGITIEAFRIAGGLILFGIAMSMIHKGLDEGETSSASDPAIEGKIAKDISVIPLAIPFMSGPGAIATVMILTSEAPTAWHLIVVFAAIMLTTGSCYLAMVYSHFLVRYLGETGKEIITRIFGIILSVIAVQFVINGVLEIYAGL comes from the coding sequence ATGAATGCAATTGGTTTATTTGATTATTGGATCATCGCGATTGCCGCATTGTTTGTCATTGTGAATCCATTAACAACGGCATTTATGTTTGTATCGCTGTTGCCTCGTACTTCAGAAACCACCCGTAAGGCAGTTGCTAAACGCTCTAGCCTGATTGCTACCGGCGTATTTTTTGTTTTTGCCTTACTGGGTGGTCTTATTTTCAAGATATTTGGTATTACCATTGAGGCGTTTCGTATTGCTGGTGGCCTGATTCTATTTGGTATTGCGATGAGCATGATTCACAAGGGACTGGATGAAGGTGAGACCAGCAGTGCATCGGATCCGGCAATAGAAGGCAAAATTGCCAAGGACATATCGGTGATACCGTTAGCAATTCCATTTATGAGCGGACCGGGAGCCATTGCCACGGTGATGATTTTGACCAGTGAGGCACCAACAGCCTGGCATTTAATTGTGGTGTTTGCAGCGATTATGCTGACCACAGGCTCGTGTTATCTGGCAATGGTGTACTCACATTTTCTGGTGCGTTATCTGGGAGAAACCGGCAAAGAAATAATTACCCGAATTTTTGGCATTATTCTTTCGGTCATTGCTGTGCAGTTTGTCATCAATGGCGTACTGGAGATTTATGCTGGATTATAG
- a CDS encoding YqaA family protein: MEKFKQLGIRLVESKHMLWGVAFASFMESLIVPIPLETILIPLMQARRNLIWAISTMALLGCILGAALGYVTGYFVFGLIGDQMIALLSTPEQFETIRQQIHLHGFWYVLSVGVTPIPFQIAMLAAGVTGYSFLLYILATTISRGLRYFGLGFLVCLFGNQAQKMFEDHKTGASIFIILLIGLIWSVLLFS; encoded by the coding sequence TTGGAAAAATTCAAGCAGCTGGGCATTCGTCTGGTTGAATCAAAGCACATGCTCTGGGGCGTGGCCTTTGCTTCATTTATGGAGTCACTGATCGTCCCCATCCCACTGGAAACTATTTTGATTCCGCTGATGCAGGCCCGCCGGAATCTGATCTGGGCTATTAGCACCATGGCATTACTGGGCTGTATCCTTGGTGCGGCGCTGGGGTATGTGACTGGCTACTTTGTGTTTGGTCTGATCGGCGATCAAATGATTGCTCTGCTATCGACGCCCGAGCAGTTTGAAACTATTCGTCAGCAAATCCATTTACATGGTTTCTGGTACGTCTTGAGTGTCGGCGTTACGCCGATTCCATTTCAGATTGCCATGCTGGCGGCGGGTGTGACGGGCTATTCTTTTTTGCTATATATACTGGCGACCACCATTTCTCGTGGTCTGCGTTATTTTGGTCTGGGTTTTTTGGTGTGTCTGTTTGGTAATCAGGCGCAAAAAATGTTTGAAGACCACAAAACCGGTGCGTCGATTTTTATTATCTTGTTGATTGGCCTTATCTGGAGCGTGTTGTTATTCAGCTAG
- a CDS encoding ArsJ-associated glyceraldehyde-3-phosphate dehydrogenase — protein MTIKVGINGFGRIGRLCLRAAWDWADIEFVQLNDPAGNAETHAHLLNFDSVHGRWDHRAEANGNTIIVGHKTLAVTANKAIDDTDWSACDVVIEASGKMRDTGLLQSYLDQGVKRVVVTAPVKQPGVLNVVMGVNDDLYDADKHSIVTAASCTTNCLAPVVKVIHENLAIKHGMITTIHDLTNTQSIMDTPHKDLRRARMSGTNLIPTTTGSATAITEIFPELKGRLNGHAVRVPLANASLTDCVFEVERATSVEEVNALLKAAAENELNGILGYEEQPLVSSDYRGDPRSSIIDALSTMVTNETQVKIYAWYDNEWGYSMRTMELVRKVGLS, from the coding sequence ATGACAATCAAAGTAGGTATTAATGGTTTCGGCCGTATCGGTCGATTATGTTTACGTGCCGCATGGGACTGGGCAGATATTGAGTTTGTGCAACTTAATGATCCTGCCGGTAATGCTGAAACCCATGCCCACCTGTTAAATTTTGATTCGGTACATGGCCGCTGGGATCACCGGGCAGAAGCCAATGGCAACACTATTATTGTTGGCCATAAAACGCTTGCTGTAACTGCAAATAAAGCTATTGATGACACTGACTGGTCAGCTTGTGATGTAGTCATAGAGGCTTCCGGCAAAATGCGCGACACTGGGTTATTGCAAAGCTATCTGGATCAGGGAGTTAAACGTGTTGTCGTTACAGCCCCGGTCAAACAGCCTGGTGTTTTAAATGTTGTAATGGGCGTTAATGATGATCTGTATGATGCCGATAAACATTCCATCGTCACGGCCGCTTCCTGCACCACCAACTGTCTGGCACCAGTCGTCAAAGTTATTCATGAAAATCTGGCGATCAAGCATGGCATGATTACTACCATTCATGATCTGACCAATACTCAGTCAATTATGGATACTCCCCACAAAGATTTACGCCGGGCCCGCATGTCCGGCACTAATTTGATTCCCACCACCACTGGCAGTGCTACCGCCATTACTGAAATTTTTCCCGAGCTCAAAGGGCGACTCAATGGGCATGCTGTCCGGGTGCCATTAGCCAATGCTTCATTAACAGATTGTGTGTTTGAAGTTGAACGTGCCACCTCGGTCGAAGAAGTCAACGCGCTATTAAAAGCTGCAGCAGAAAATGAATTAAACGGTATTTTGGGCTATGAGGAACAACCTCTGGTATCCAGTGATTATCGGGGCGATCCGCGTTCCAGTATTATCGATGCCCTATCGACAATGGTCACTAATGAAACTCAGGTGAAAATTTATGCCTGGTACGACAATGAATGGGGTTACAGCATGCGGACAATGGAACTAGTGCGTAAAGTTGGCTTAAGCTAA
- a CDS encoding potassium/proton antiporter translates to MDFINTLFLLGGLLISLSILGSRLSSKFGLPLLIIFLALGMLAGEEGVLGIQFDDYSLAFLIGHLALAMILLDGGLRTRLKTFRAGFKPALSLATLGVLLTSGSIGFLAMWIFDLKLPEGLLIGAIIGSTDAAAVFSMLSGRGINLNERVGATLEIESGTNDPMAIFLTIMLVELMTGEIGGAWETVLFLFQQFGFGLLIGIGGGWLIAKLLNWMDLAPGLYAMLALALGFSVFGLTGVIGGSGFLAIYLCGLMIGNQPGRHLNFILPVHDGLAWLSQIGLFLILGLLVNPSDLLQYALPSLVIALALIFVARPIAVFLSIKPFFRFRWRELGFISWVGLRGAVPIVLAIFPVIGGVENASLYFNVAFAVVLLSLLIQGSTLSLMARWMRVEVPIGIRPNHQGALGILPTNDYEMFVYRIENEQLDGQQIRLLRFPSGTLISALFRNNVMLHPKGSTELKLNDTICVISRNEDLDALNQIFSGHSKLKNREAFFGSFTLRGDALLSDVAKAYGLVISSAEHGMTLSDFISRRVGGHPVVGDDVDWHGIHWVVNEVDGDKIIKVGLRLY, encoded by the coding sequence ATGGATTTTATCAATACACTTTTTCTACTCGGCGGCCTGCTTATTTCCTTAAGCATTCTCGGCAGTCGTCTTTCATCAAAGTTTGGCCTGCCGTTACTGATTATCTTTTTAGCCCTGGGCATGTTGGCTGGTGAAGAGGGTGTTCTGGGAATTCAGTTTGATGATTACTCCCTGGCTTTTCTGATTGGCCATCTTGCTCTGGCGATGATTTTGCTGGATGGTGGATTACGTACCCGTTTAAAAACCTTCCGTGCCGGCTTCAAACCAGCACTTTCCCTTGCGACATTAGGTGTTTTACTAACCAGTGGCAGTATCGGCTTTCTGGCAATGTGGATATTTGATCTCAAGCTGCCTGAAGGGTTATTGATCGGCGCCATTATCGGTTCAACCGATGCGGCTGCGGTATTTTCCATGCTTAGCGGACGAGGAATAAACCTGAATGAACGGGTTGGTGCCACCTTGGAAATTGAATCCGGCACCAATGATCCTATGGCGATTTTCCTGACCATTATGCTGGTCGAGTTAATGACTGGTGAAATCGGCGGTGCATGGGAAACGGTCTTATTTTTATTCCAGCAATTCGGTTTTGGCCTGCTTATCGGTATCGGTGGTGGCTGGCTAATTGCAAAATTGCTCAACTGGATGGATTTAGCGCCGGGACTCTATGCCATGTTGGCTCTGGCCCTGGGTTTCAGCGTATTTGGTTTAACCGGAGTCATTGGTGGAAGCGGTTTTCTAGCCATTTATCTCTGTGGTTTGATGATCGGTAATCAACCAGGTCGTCATTTAAACTTTATTCTTCCTGTACATGATGGTCTGGCCTGGCTCAGTCAGATTGGTTTATTTCTGATTTTAGGTTTGCTGGTCAATCCAAGTGATTTATTGCAATACGCTCTGCCCTCACTGGTTATCGCATTGGCATTGATTTTTGTCGCCAGACCAATCGCGGTATTCCTGTCAATCAAACCTTTCTTTCGTTTTCGCTGGCGTGAACTGGGGTTTATTTCGTGGGTAGGTTTACGTGGAGCGGTGCCCATCGTATTGGCTATCTTCCCTGTGATTGGTGGAGTGGAAAATGCCTCGTTGTATTTCAATGTTGCGTTTGCTGTCGTTTTACTCTCACTGCTAATTCAAGGCAGCACCCTGTCACTAATGGCACGCTGGATGCGGGTAGAGGTTCCGATAGGTATCAGACCAAATCATCAGGGAGCCTTGGGCATTTTGCCGACAAATGATTATGAAATGTTCGTTTATCGGATTGAGAACGAACAACTTGATGGTCAGCAGATCCGCTTACTGCGTTTCCCTTCTGGGACCTTGATATCGGCATTATTCCGTAATAACGTGATGCTGCATCCCAAAGGCAGTACTGAACTGAAGTTGAATGACACCATTTGTGTGATAAGTCGCAATGAAGATTTGGATGCACTGAATCAAATCTTTAGTGGTCATTCAAAGCTGAAAAATCGTGAGGCATTTTTTGGATCATTTACGCTGCGAGGCGATGCCTTATTATCAGATGTCGCAAAAGCCTATGGACTGGTTATCAGTTCTGCTGAACATGGTATGACATTAAGCGACTTTATTTCCCGTCGGGTCGGTGGGCATCCGGTAGTGGGTGATGATGTGGACTGGCATGGCATTCATTGGGTGGTCAATGAGGTAGATGGCGATAAAATCATTAAAGTGGGTCTCAGACTTTACTGA
- a CDS encoding DUF305 domain-containing protein, whose product MKMYGRFAAMILTSTLVMFGLMYLNTYQADHAFFSETRSYMALIMGATMAIVMLSFMLHMYSNIAVNIIIYLVSIVIFAGSLWLVRSQTTVDDVSYMKAMIPHHSIAILTSERAQISDPRVRQLADEIIEAQRREIDEMKVLINDLQDE is encoded by the coding sequence ATGAAAATGTATGGAAGATTTGCTGCCATGATCCTGACATCCACTCTGGTGATGTTCGGTTTAATGTACCTTAATACCTATCAGGCTGATCATGCGTTTTTTAGTGAAACCCGAAGCTATATGGCTCTCATTATGGGGGCAACCATGGCAATAGTGATGTTGAGCTTTATGCTGCATATGTATTCCAATATCGCGGTTAATATCATTATTTATCTTGTCAGTATTGTGATTTTTGCGGGCTCACTCTGGCTGGTAAGGAGCCAAACCACGGTTGATGATGTGTCTTATATGAAAGCCATGATTCCACATCACTCGATCGCAATTTTGACCAGCGAAAGAGCACAGATTAGTGATCCACGAGTACGTCAACTGGCCGATGAAATTATTGAAGCGCAACGCCGGGAAATTGATGAGATGAAAGTGCTGATAAACGATCTTCAGGACGAGTAA
- the alkB gene encoding DNA oxidative demethylase AlkB, with protein sequence MKDQQALMITADLFTDNDIKDCDEILPDVYLLKGFALQQASQLLITIEQINAQSTFRKMQTPGGFYMSAAITNCGDVGWHTDRHGYRYTAIDPLTNLAWPEMPQCFRELAETAAQRCGFSDFNPDVCLMNQYEVGAKMGLHQDKDEKDFSQPIVSVSLGLPIIFQFGGASRNDPKQRIPLEHGDVIVWGRAARRYYHGVLTLKPGQHPLTGPYRYNLTFRKAS encoded by the coding sequence ATGAAAGATCAACAAGCCCTGATGATTACAGCAGATTTATTTACTGATAATGACATTAAAGATTGTGATGAGATCCTGCCGGATGTCTACCTTCTGAAAGGTTTTGCGCTTCAACAAGCGTCACAGTTATTAATTACCATTGAGCAGATTAATGCCCAATCAACTTTTCGCAAAATGCAGACACCAGGCGGATTTTATATGTCGGCAGCAATTACCAATTGCGGTGATGTGGGCTGGCACACCGATCGCCATGGTTATCGATATACCGCAATCGATCCACTGACAAATTTGGCCTGGCCTGAAATGCCGCAATGTTTTCGTGAGCTTGCTGAAACAGCAGCTCAGCGTTGTGGTTTCTCTGACTTCAATCCAGATGTTTGTTTAATGAATCAATATGAAGTCGGGGCCAAGATGGGGCTGCATCAGGATAAAGATGAGAAAGACTTTTCTCAGCCAATAGTCTCAGTCTCGTTGGGTTTGCCTATCATTTTTCAGTTCGGTGGTGCCAGCAGAAACGATCCAAAGCAACGTATCCCACTTGAACATGGCGATGTCATCGTCTGGGGCAGGGCTGCGCGTCGATATTATCATGGTGTATTAACCTTAAAACCCGGCCAGCATCCACTGACCGGGCCATATCGGTATAACCTGACGTTTCGTAAGGCAAGCTAA
- a CDS encoding Y-family DNA polymerase, giving the protein MSRNIALIDVNNFYVSCERVFNPKLAGKPVVVLSNNDGCAVARSNEAKLHIPMGAPWFKFQQMANEQQIVALSSNYALYADMSNRVMRILNQFSPDQEVYSIDECFLDLTGFQHLDLLQYGQQIRHRVAKWTGLPVSVGIGASKTLAKLANHCAKKRSEFDGVCDFNQLSPSQLNRLLAELDVGEVWGVGRKLTLKLKAQGIQSVLDLKQANADTLRRQYSVVMEKTVRELNGISCLELEYAISDKKQILSSRSFGIPVTDMNSLVESISLYTSRAAVKLRRQHSVARMIQVYIRCSPFCSGEAFYGNSLMVALPMASDDTRVLVKHALSALKKMYRPGFNYAKAGIMLTELQPKSGQQQDLFALNQEPKSENLMTVMDVINNTMGRDTLQLANQGFKRPWKMKQEHKSPSYTTKWGEVLTVS; this is encoded by the coding sequence ATGTCACGCAATATTGCCCTGATCGATGTCAATAATTTCTACGTCTCTTGCGAGCGGGTATTCAACCCAAAACTGGCCGGTAAGCCGGTGGTGGTGCTCAGCAATAATGATGGCTGTGCAGTCGCGAGAAGCAACGAGGCCAAACTGCATATTCCAATGGGTGCACCGTGGTTTAAGTTTCAACAAATGGCGAATGAGCAGCAGATCGTCGCGTTATCATCCAATTATGCGCTGTATGCCGATATGAGTAATCGGGTGATGCGGATTCTTAATCAGTTTTCGCCCGATCAGGAAGTGTATTCAATAGATGAATGTTTTCTGGATCTGACTGGTTTTCAGCATCTGGATTTACTGCAATATGGCCAGCAGATCCGTCATCGTGTGGCGAAATGGACGGGGCTTCCGGTCAGTGTCGGTATCGGTGCCAGTAAAACCCTGGCGAAACTGGCGAATCATTGTGCTAAAAAACGATCTGAATTTGATGGAGTCTGTGATTTTAATCAGCTGAGTCCAAGCCAGCTTAACCGTTTGCTGGCAGAGTTAGATGTCGGTGAAGTGTGGGGCGTTGGTCGTAAACTGACATTGAAGCTGAAAGCGCAGGGCATTCAAAGCGTTTTAGATTTAAAACAAGCCAATGCCGACACATTGCGCCGCCAATATAGTGTGGTGATGGAAAAAACCGTACGTGAACTCAACGGTATCAGTTGTCTGGAGCTGGAATATGCCATCAGTGACAAAAAGCAGATCTTGAGTTCGAGAAGTTTTGGCATTCCGGTGACGGATATGAATAGTCTGGTCGAGTCGATCAGCCTTTACACCAGCCGGGCAGCAGTCAAACTACGTAGACAGCATTCGGTGGCGCGGATGATTCAGGTGTATATACGTTGCAGTCCTTTTTGCAGTGGGGAGGCTTTTTACGGTAATAGTCTGATGGTAGCGTTGCCGATGGCTTCTGATGACACACGAGTATTAGTCAAACATGCGTTGAGTGCATTGAAAAAGATGTATCGGCCGGGATTTAACTATGCCAAAGCTGGCATTATGCTTACCGAACTGCAGCCGAAAAGCGGGCAGCAGCAGGATTTGTTTGCGCTGAATCAGGAACCTAAATCCGAGAATTTGATGACGGTGATGGATGTGATTAATAACACGATGGGCCGGGACACCTTGCAATTGGCCAATCAGGGCTTTAAACGTCCGTGGAAAATGAAGCAGGAACATAAAAGTCCGAGCTACACAACAAAGTGGGGAGAGGTATTAACGGTCAGTTAA
- a CDS encoding HPF/RaiA family ribosome-associated protein, producing the protein MQIQVNTDRHIPGDDTLTDSIREELQHSLQRFDEHVTRVEVHLSDQNSENRGGADDIRCLIEARIEGHQPNVVTHDAASIKQAFTGATDKMKRVLTTTIERMQSR; encoded by the coding sequence ATGCAAATTCAGGTTAATACCGATCGCCATATTCCAGGCGATGACACGCTCACCGACTCTATTCGTGAGGAGTTACAACATTCTCTGCAACGATTCGATGAACACGTCACTCGTGTCGAAGTACATCTAAGCGATCAAAACAGTGAGAACCGGGGTGGTGCGGATGATATTCGTTGTCTGATCGAAGCTCGGATAGAAGGTCACCAGCCCAACGTGGTCACCCATGACGCCGCGAGCATCAAACAAGCCTTTACCGGCGCGACCGATAAAATGAAACGCGTATTGACCACCACAATTGAGCGGATGCAGTCACGCTAA
- a CDS encoding alkene reductase yields the protein MSQLAAIDLLSPIKIGDLSLKNRMVMAPLTRNRAGEGLVPTEMNVTYYQQRASAGLIISEGSQIADDALGYPLTPGIHNDEQVNGWRKVTDAVHREDGLIFVQLWHCGRVSHSSMLPNGMKPLAPSAIKPAGEVYTYEGMKPYETPQAIETSDIPRIIEQYRHAACCAVEAGFDGVEIHAANGYLLDQFLRDGSNKRDDQYGGSIENRARLIMEVTAAVCEIWDPKKVGIRLSPLQPFNDLYDSNPEATFSYMVKALNKFGLGYLHVTEMGAETPGAAGPHFDVSSLRKLWNGLYMTNSDYDYASANKALKDDKADLISFGKLFIANPDLPERFAKNAPLNQPDPDSFYGGDAKGYIDYPFLEPI from the coding sequence ATGAGCCAATTAGCGGCGATTGATTTATTATCTCCTATTAAAATTGGGGATCTTTCACTGAAGAACAGAATGGTCATGGCACCATTAACCCGCAACAGAGCTGGTGAAGGTTTAGTACCAACTGAAATGAATGTTACTTATTATCAGCAACGTGCCAGTGCCGGTCTGATTATCAGCGAAGGATCACAAATTGCAGATGATGCCTTGGGCTATCCGCTGACCCCCGGAATTCATAATGACGAGCAAGTAAACGGCTGGCGAAAAGTAACGGATGCCGTGCATCGTGAGGATGGTCTTATTTTTGTGCAACTCTGGCATTGTGGTCGGGTTTCACATAGCTCAATGCTGCCAAATGGTATGAAACCGCTGGCACCTTCTGCCATCAAACCAGCGGGTGAAGTCTATACCTATGAAGGCATGAAACCCTATGAAACACCCCAAGCTATAGAAACAAGCGACATCCCACGGATTATTGAACAATATCGTCATGCAGCCTGCTGTGCGGTTGAAGCCGGTTTTGATGGCGTTGAAATTCACGCGGCCAATGGTTATCTGCTGGATCAGTTTCTCCGGGATGGAAGTAATAAACGTGATGATCAATACGGTGGCAGTATTGAAAACCGCGCGCGATTAATTATGGAAGTCACTGCGGCAGTATGCGAAATATGGGATCCCAAAAAAGTGGGGATACGCCTCTCCCCGCTGCAGCCATTTAATGATTTATATGATTCCAATCCCGAGGCGACTTTCAGTTATATGGTGAAGGCGCTCAATAAATTTGGACTCGGTTATCTGCATGTTACTGAAATGGGCGCTGAAACTCCTGGTGCTGCCGGCCCTCATTTTGATGTCAGCTCTTTGCGTAAATTATGGAATGGTCTTTATATGACCAACAGTGATTATGATTATGCATCTGCTAACAAAGCCCTGAAAGATGACAAAGCTGATCTGATTTCGTTTGGCAAATTGTTTATCGCTAATCCGGATCTTCCTGAACGTTTTGCCAAAAATGCTCCTCTGAATCAACCGGATCCAGACAGTTTTTATGGTGGTGATGCAAAAGGTTATATCGATTATCCTTTTCTTGAACCGATATAA